The following DNA comes from Kaistia sp. 32K.
ATCACCGGCCGCACGCAGGAAACCCTCGACGCGACGGTAGGCGACATCCGTGCGCTTGGTCGGCAGGGTTGGGGCGTCATGGCCGACATGGCGAGGGCGGATCTGTGCGAGGCGGCCTGCCAGACGATCCTCGAGCAATACGGCCCGGTCGACATCCTGATCAACAATGTCGGCAACCGCATCGCCAGCATGCCGATCGTCGAGGAGACGCTCACGACCTGGCAGCAATCGCTCGACATGAACCTGACCAGCTGCTTCCTCGGCACGAAGATCTTCGGCGCCGCGATGCTGGAGCGCGGGCAGGGCGGGCGCATCATCAACATCGCCTCGATGAGCGGCCTGATCGCCAATCGCGGCATTGGCGGGCGCGACTACGAGACCGGCAAGGCGGCGGTGATCCATTTCACCCGCTGCGCCGCCGCCGACTGGGCGCCGCATGGCGTCACCGTCAACGCCATCTGCCCGGGCCTGTTCATGACCGACACCAACCGCAGCTGGAACGAGCGGCGGCCCGACGTGATCGAGGCAATCGTTGCCCACATCCCGATGGGCCGGCCCGGCAATCCGCCGGAGATCGCGCCGCTCGCCGTCTATCTGGCTGGTCCCGCCGCTTCCTACGTGACCGGCGCCGCCTATGTCATAGATGGCGGCTACACGCTCTGGTAGGCTCTCGCGCCATCCGACGGGGAGGCCGCGCGTCTCCTCGGGAGGGGTGAACAAGAAGAACTGCGCCCGGGCAATACCGGGCGAGCGTCCTATCCAGGGAGTTATCGTGTCGATCCATTTCTTCGGCCGCCTGCCAGACGGCACGGCCATCTCGGAGATCAAGCTTTCCAACGCCGCCGGCGCCAGCGCGTCGATCCTGACCTTCGGGGCGGCGCTGCGGGATCTCGTCGTCCCCGTCGAGGGCGGCGAGCCCCGCCGCGTCGTGCTCGGCTTCGAGACGCTCGACGGCTATCTCGAGAACAATCGCTATCTCGGCGTTACGGCCGGCCGGCATGCGAGCCGCATCGATCGCGGCCGGCTGGTGATCGACGGGGTCGAGCATCAGCTCTCGCTGAACGAGGGCGGCGTGCATCTGCATGGCGGTGTCGTCGGCTTCTCGCGCAAGCCGTGGCGGATCGTCGAAACGGACGAGAGTTCGGTGACGCTCGGGCTGCTCTCGCCGGACGGCGACGACGGCTATCCCGGCGCGCTCGACGTGCGCTGCACCTACCGGCTGCTGGAGCCGGGGACGATCGCGATCACCATGACGGCGACCACGGACGCGCCGACCGTCGTCAGCCTGGCGCATCATTCCTATTTCACGCTGCAGCCCGGCACGTCGGTGCGCGACCATCGCATGCAGCTGCACGCCGTCGGCTATACCCCGCTCGGGCCCGATCTGGTGCCGAGCGGCGAGATCGTCGACGTCGCCGGCACGCCCTATGATTTTCGCGCGCTTCGCCCGCTGGCCGACCCGAAGGGCGATCCCGACTTCCTCTATGACTGCAGCCTGGTCATTGACCGGGAGGGTAAGGCAGACGCCAGGGGGCTGGTTCGCGCCGTCCGCCTCGTCGCGCCGGACGAAAGCCTCGCCATGGAGGTCCACACGACCGAGCCCTGCCTGGTCTTCTATGACGGCGCCGGTCTTGCTTCCGACTGGCCGGCGGTCGGCGGCATCCCGCATGCGCCGCATGCCGGGCTTTGCCTGGAGCCTATGCGCTACCCGGACAATCCGAACCAGCCGGCCTTCCCCTCCGCCATCCTGCGGCCGGGCGAGCTCTATCGCCAGGTGACGGAGTACCGCTTCTTCTGAGCTGCGGTTTAGCGCGCCAGACCGGACGCGATGGCCGCCATCGGATGGGCGGCCGTCGTTTCCGACAGGCGCTCGACCTGGCAGCGGCAGGAGAAGCCGGTGGCGAGAACCGCCGCTTCGCCAGTGAGCGCCGGGGCCCAGGACGCGTCGAACAGCGTCCGGCTGACCGTCTGGTTGCGCGCCTCGTGACCGAACAGGCCCGCCATGCCGCAGCAGCCGGTCGGAACGGTCTGGACCGGTAGGCCGAGGGCCGTGAAGATCTCCTTCCAGTGCTTCAGCGCCTGCGGCGCCGCCGAGGCCTCGGTGCAATGGACCATCAGCTTCGGCCCGGCGCAGGTTGCCGATGCGGCCTTCGGCCAGCGATCGCCCGCTGTCAGCCGCTCGCGCAGGAATTCCTGCACCAGCAGCACCTTCGGCACGCGGCTTTCGATCTCGCGGAACTCGCCGCGGGTCATCAGCACGAAGGCGGGGTCGATGCCGATCTTCGGCAGGCCGGTCTGTTCCAGCAGCTCAAGTGCTGCGATCTGCCGGCGGGCCAGCCGCTCGAAGCGCCGCCGCATGCCTTTGACGTGGCTCGCCTTGGAGCCGGGCGGCAGGGTGACGATGACCGGCTTGTAGCCGAGCGTGGCGAGCCCGTCGCAGACGGCCTTCACCGCGCCGGTATCGAACGTGGCGGTGAAGGGGTCCTGCAGCACCAGCACCGCGTGGTCGCCGCGATCCATCGCCGGCACGTCGGCGAAGGAGAGCACGGGATGGCCGAGCTGGCGCAGCCCGCGCCGCGAGATCGCCGGCAGGTCGACGAAGCCGAGCCGCGGCCCGGCGAGGCGATAGGCGAGCGGCGCCAGCCGCCGCGCCAGCGGTCGCAGGGCGGCGATGGCAGGCGCGAGCGCCTCGACGGCGATGGCGGCGCGGTCGCGCAGCGGGCGGCGGCGGGTCGCGTGGTATTCGTCGAGAAAGCGCGACTTCAGGGTCGGCACGCTGACATGCGCGGGGCAGGCGCTGCCGCAGGCATTGCAGCCGAGGCAGGTGTCGAGCGCGGCATAGGCGTCGCGCGCGATCGCGTCCTGCTCCGGCGCGGTGGCTGATTTCGCCTGCCGCCAGCGCCGGACGGCCTCGGCGCGTCCCTTGGGCGACTGGGTCAAGTCGCGCGTCGCCTTGAAGGACGGGCAGATCGGCACGGTCTTGCTGTAGTTCAGGCAGGAGGCGTTGCCATTGCAGTGAAACGCCATCTCGAAGGCCGGATCCCCCGGCGCATTCCCCTTGCGAAACGGCATGTCGAGAATGCCGATCGGCCTCCGGTCGACGGCGACCAGCTTGCCGGGATTGAAGCGCTCGTTCGGGTCGAAGGCGCGCTTGATCCGCTGGAAGGCGGCATAGGCGACCGGGCCGACATAGTCCGGCAGATAGGCGCCGCGAATGCCCTTGCCGTGCTCGCCCCAGAATATGCCGCCATGCGTCTTGCAGAGCGTGTAGACGGCGTCGGAGACGGCCTTGAAGATCGCCTGGTCGGCCTTGCCGTCGAGATCGAGCGCCGGCCGGACATGCAGGCAGCCGACATCGATATGGCCGTAGATGCCATAGGCGAGGCCGTGGCTCTTCATGATCGCGTCGAAGCCGTCGACAAAGGCGACGAGGTTCTCGACCGGCACGACGCAATCCTCGACGAAGGCGACCGGGCGTTTGGCGCCCTCGCGCTTGCCGAGCAGGCCGACGGCGGCGGCGCGCGTCGACCAGAGGCGGGCGCTGTCGGCCTCGTCGACCGCCCGGTAGGTGCCGATCACGCCGGGAAGGCCGGCCGCATCCGCCGTCAGCCGGGCGACGGAGCGATCGAGCGCCCCGGCGTCCTCGCCGACGAATTCGACGAAGAGATAGGAGATCCGCGCGTCGGCCTCGCCTCGGATCGCGAGGGGCAGGCCGTCCATCAGCCCGGCCTCGCGGGCGAGGCGCTGCACCCAGTCATCCATGATCTCGATCGCCAGCGGCTCATGCCGGAGGATCGGTTCGCCCGCCGCCAGCGCATCGGCGAAACGCTCGAAGGCGACGACGACGAGGCGCTTCTGGCTGGGCTTTCGCGTCAGCTTCAGGCGGACGCGCGTGACCAGGCCGAGCGTGCCCTCGGCGCCGAGCAGGAGGCGCCACCATTCGAGCTCGTCCGGGGCAGGGCGGGCGCGTTCGAGGTCGTAACCGGTGAAGCGGCGCGAGATCCGGGGCGTGTTGTCGATCAGCGCCTGCCGTCCGGCGTCGCAGGCCCGGGCGACGTCCGCGAGCAACGGGCCCGCCCAGTCGGGCGCCGGGCGGAGGCTCGAAATCGTCCGTCCGCCCTCCGTCACCAGATCGAGCCCCAGCACGTTGTCGCTGGTCTTGCCGTAGATCCGCGATCCCTTGCCGGAGGCGTCCGTGCTGACCATCCCGCCGATGGTGCAGCGGTTCGAGGTCGAGGTGTTGGGCGCGAAGAACAGGCCGGTATCGCTGATCCGCTCGTTCAGCTCGTCGAGGACGATGCCCGGTTCGACATCGACCCAGCCTTCGTCGGCGTTCACGGCGAGGATCTTCGTCATGAAGCGCTGGAAATTGACGATGACGCCGCGATTGAGGCTCTGGCCGTTCGTGCCCGTGCCGCCGCCGCGTGCCGTCATCGGCAGCGCGCGGAAGCGCTCCTCGCCGGCGACACGCATCAGGATCTCGACATCGTAGCCGCTTCTCGGCGCGACGATCAGGTCGGGCTCGATCTCGTAGACGCTGTTGTCGGTCGACATCGCGGCGCGCGCGGCGTGATCGCCGGCGATCTCGCCGGCAAAGCCGGCGGCGCGCAGCGCCCCCTCGAAGGCGGCCAAGGGAGAGGGAGCGTCCAGCGGGCGGAGGCGAGTGGCGGTGGCGGGCATGGCTTGGGCGGGATCCTGACGATGGCCCCCATTGAAGCATGCCCACGAAATTCTCTACATTGGAATGAAATGAGCATTTATTCGAAAAATACGAACATCGGCATCCGTCACTTTCGCGCGGCGTTGGCGCTTGCCCGGGAACAGTCGTTCGCGCGCGCCGCCGATGCGCTGGGCGTGGTCCCCTCGGCACTGACCGAGACGATCAAGCAACTGGAGGCGGATTGCGGCCTGCGCCTGTTCGACCGCGAGTCACGCCCGGTGACGCCGACCGAGGCAGGCGAGGCGTTCCTCGTCGAGGCACGGCGGGTCGTGTCGGATTTCGAGGCCGCGCTGCACGATCTCCGCCGCGTCGGCGGCATCGAGCGCGGCTCGGTCAAGGTCGCGGCCGCCCCCTCCGTCGTCCTGTTCCATCTCGCGCCGGCTCTGAAGGCGTTTCGCGCCGTGCATCCGGCCGTCGAGGTCTCCGTCCATGACGACATCGCCGCGCGGGTGGGCAGCCTCGTCCTCGAGCGCGAGGTCGATTTCGGCATTGCCGAGCGCTGGCACGAAAGCGACCAGCTCGCCTATGAGCCGTTCCACGTCGATCCCTTCGTGCTCGTCTGCCACCGCGAGCATCCGCTGGCCGAACGGAGCCGCGTCCGCCTCGCCGATATCCCGGCCGCCGATGTGATCGCCCTCGACCAGAGCACCGGAACGGGCAAGCAGATCGCCGCGGCGGCGCCGGCGATGCCGCCCGGTTTCCTGGAGGGGCGGCTTCGGGCGCATGGCACGATCGCGCAATTGACGATGATCGCGCAGGGCATGGGCGTCGGCCTGATGCCGGAGCTCGCGGCCTCGGTGATCCAGAGTCCCGAAATCCGCCGCATTGCGGTCGAGGATCTCGCCCTCCGGCGGACGCTCTGCATCATCCGGCGGGCCCGGATCGGGCTGTCGCCGGCGGCGGAGCGGCTGCTCGATCACATCCGGCCGCTCGGCTCGCTCGCCTCCGCCTGAACGGTCCTTTTGCCGGGTAAGCCCGAATCCGATCTGACTTCCGTCGTTTCCATCCGTCCACGGCCGAAATTGTCGCGCAGAAACCTTGTCTAAAATAGCGATTCCTCCGTCATTATTGTTTGAACTCATATGAGTTTGCGTGTAGGGACGAAGGGCTGCCTGACTTATGGACGCTATGGAGAAATGCGATGTCACACGATCCCGTTTCGGCACAGCCGAAGGGCAAACTCGTCATTCGCAACATCGGTATGGTGCTCAGCGGCGCCATGGAAAATCCGATCCTTGAAGCGGATACGGTTGTCGTCGTGGACGGCAAGATCGCAGCCATCGGGCGCGCCAAGGATGTCGACACCGATCATCCGGATCAGGTGATCGACGCCAACCAGGCGGTGCTGGCGCCGGGCCTGATCGACAGCCACGTTCATCCGGTCGCCGGCGACTGGACGCCGCGCCAGAGCCAGCTGAACTGGATCGACAGCACGATGCATGGCGGCGTGACCACCATGATCTCGGCCGGCGAGGTCCATACGCCCGGCCGTCCGACCGATATCGTCGGCCTGAAGGCCCTGGCGATCGCGGCGCAGCGCACTTTCACCAATTTCCGTCCCGGCGGCGTCAAGATCCATGCCGGTGCTCCGATCATCGAGCAGGGCATGGTCGAGCAGGACTTCAAGGACCTCGCCGACGCGGGCGTCCGGCTTCTCGGCGAGATCGGCCTCGGCAGCGTCAAGGACGGCGAGACGGCCGGCAAGATGGTCGCCTGGGCCCGCAAATACGGCATTCAGTCGACGATCCACACGGGCGGCCCGTCCGTGCCGGGCTCCGGCCTGATCGGCGCCGACGTGGTGCTGGCGGCCGGCACCGACGTCGTCGGCCACATCAATGGCGGCCACACCGCGCTGCCGGATCGCGAGATCCGCTGCATCTGCGAGGGCTGCAAGGCCGGCCTCGAGATCGTCCACAACGGCAATGAGCGCGCCGCCCTCTATGCGCTGCGCACGGCGCGCGAGATGGGCGAGATGGAGCGCGTCATCCTCGGCACGGACGGCCCGGCCGGCTCCGGCGTCCAGCCGCTCGGCATCCTGCGCATGATCTCGCTGCTGTCGTCGCTCGGCGACGTTCCGGCCGAGATCGCGCTCTGCTTCGCGACCGGCAACACCGCGCGCATGCGCAGCCTGGAAAGCGGCCTGATCGAAGTCGGTCGTCCCGCCGACTTCGTCTTCCTGGCCAAGGCGATGCACTCCGCCGGTCGCGACCTGCTCGACAGCATCCAGCTTGGCGATCTGCCTGGCGTCGGCATGATCGTCATCGACGGCATCGTCCGCTCGGGTCGCAGCCGCAACACGCCGCCGGCGGAACGCCTGCCCTTCATCTGCAACTAACGCTCTCGACTACTTCAGGAGTTTGAAAATGACCGACGTTGTCGTCCGGAAATTCCTCATCCGCATCGAGGAAATTTTTCACGAGGGCGGACCCGTTTCCGCCAATCCGCCCCGTCGCGGCACGATCATGGCGGTCGTCAAGAACCCCTATGCCGGCCGCTACGTGGAAGACATCACCGGCTTCATGGAAGACCTGAAGCCGCTCGGCCTGGAAATGTCGACGCGCCTGCTCAACGCGCTCGGCGGCGACAAGTCGGTGATCGAGGGCTACGGCAAGGGCGCCATCGTCGGCGAAGGCGGTGAGCTCGAGCACGGCGCGCTCTGGCACATGCCCGGCGGTCACGCCATGCGGGCGCTGCTCGGCGACGTCAAGGCGATCGTCCCCTCGGCCAAGAAGGTCGGCGGCGTCGGCGCCAACATCGACATCCCGATCACCCACATCCACGCTTCGTATGTCCGCAGCCATTTCGACGCGATCGAAGTCAACGTTCCCGACGCGCCGCGCGCCGACGAGATCGTGCTGATCCTGTCGATGACCACCGGCTCGCGCGTCCACGCCCGCGTCGGCGGCCTCGCGGTTGCCGACATCAAGGGCGAGGATGGTCTGCGATGACCGTCATCCGCAAGATCATCACGACGCTGGAAGAGACGCTGATCGAGGGCGACGTCGTCCTGCCGCATCCCTTCCGCAAGGCGTCGGCCGTCGCGGTCGTCTCGAATTCGGCCTCCGGCCGCTATGTCGAGGATCTGAGCGAGCTGATGGATCTGGGCGAGCAGCTCGGCGACATCCTGCCCCGTCGGGCGGTAGCGCTGCTCGGTATTCCGGGTGATCAGGTCGAGAGCTTCGGCAAGGCGGTGATCGTCGGCGCCGAGGGCGAGTTCGAGCATGCGGCGGCGATCATGCACCCGAAGCTCGGCGCGCCGTTCCGCGCGGTGCTCGGCAAGGGCGACGCGCTGATCCCGTCGGCGAAGAAGCGGGCCAATATCGGCGCCGTCATCGACGTCCCGCTCGGCCACAAGGATCATGCGCGCGTGCGCAGCCATTTCGACGCCATGGAAGTCCGCGTTCCGGACGCGCCCAAGAAGCACGAGATGGTCGTGGCGATCGCCGTCACCGATTCCGGCCGTCCGCTGGCCCGCGTCGGCGGCCTGCGCAAGGAAGATATCGACAAGGCCTAGACCGTCTGCGCCTTGTTGAAAATGAAAAGGGCCGCTGCTCGCGCAGCGGCCCTTCTTCATTGGGGGGCAGGGGCCTTTCAAACCCGGGCGGCGATCTCGGCGCGGATCTCGTCGCCATGCTCGCCGAGGCGCGGCGAGCGCTTGTCGATCGACAGCTCCGCGCCCGACATGGTGATCGGCGTGCGCACGCCCGGCACGCCGCCGAGATTGAGGCGCATGCCGCGAGCGACCACCTGCGGATCGGCGAAGACGTCTTCCAGCGTGTTGATCGGCCCGGCCGGAACATGCGCCACTTCGAGCTTGGCGAGCAGGGCGTCGCGCTGCCAGCTTGCAAGCTCCGCGGCGATCGCCTCCGTCAGCGCCGTCCGGTTGGCGACCCGGCTCGCATTGGTCAGGAAGCGGACATCGGTGGCGAGTTCCGGCTTGCCGATGACCGTGGCGAAACGGGAAAACTGGCCGTCATTGCCCACCGCGAGGATCAGGTGGCCGTCGGAGACCGCGAAGGTCTGGTAGGGCGCGATGTTCGGATGCGCGTTGCCGAGCCGGCGCGGCGGCGTGCCGGTGGCGAGGAAGTTCATCGCCTGGTTTGCAAGCACGCCGACCGAGGTGTCGAGCAGCGCCATGTCGATATGCTGGCCGATGCCGGTGCGCGCGCGCTGGGCGAGAGCCGCCTGGATCGCGATGACGCTGTAGAGGCCGGTGAAGATGTCGGAGAAGGCGACGCCGATCTTCTGCGGTTCGCCGGCGGGATCGCCGGTCAAATCCATGATCCCGGCCATGCCCTGGATCAGGAAGTCGTAGCCGGCGCGCTCGCGATACGGCCCGGTCTGGCCGAAGCCGGTGATCGAGCAATAGACGAGGCGCGGGTTGATCGCCTTCAGGCTCTCATAGTCCAGCCCGTATTTGGCGAGGCCGCCGACCTTGAAGTTCTCGATCACCACGTCGGCGTCGCGGATCAGCGCGCGGACGAGGTCCACACCCTCGGTCGTGCGAAAATCGGCGACGATCGAGCGCTTGCCCCGGTTGCAGGCGTGGAAGTAGGCAGCGGATTTCTCGCCGCCGTCCTCGATGAAGGGCGGCCCCCAGGTGCGCGTGTCGTCGCCATCCGGGCTCTCGACCTTGATGACGTCGGCGCCGAGATCGGCCAGCGTCTGACCGGCCCAGGGGCCGGCCAGGATGCGCGCCAGCTCGATGACCTTCAGTCCCTCGAGCGGCTGCATCAGAAGAACGCCTGAATGCCGGTCTGGGCGCGGCCGAGGATCAGCGCGTGCACGTCGTGCGTGCCCTCATAGGTGTTGACCGTCTCGAGGTTCTGCGCGTGGCGCATGACGTGGTACTCGATCTGGATGCCATTGCCGCCATGCATGTCGCGGGCCTGGCGGGCGATGTCGAGTGCCTTGCCGCAATTGTTGCGCTTGACCAGCGAGACCATCTCCGGCGCCGCCTGGCCCTCGTCGAACAGCCGGCCGACGCGCAGCGACGCCTGCAGGCCGAGCGCGATCTCGGTCTGCATGTCGGCGAGCTTCTTCTGGTAGAGCTGCATGCCGGCGAGCGGCTTGCCGAACTGCTTGCGGTCGAGGCCGTACTGGCGGGCGCGGAACCAGCAATCCTCGGCAGCACCCAGCACGCCCCACGAGATGCCGTAGCGGGCGCGGTTCAGGCAGCCGAACGGACCCTTGAGGCCCGACACGTTAGGAAGCAGGGCGTCCTCGGAGACCTCGACATTGTCGAGCACGATCTCGCCGGTGATTGAGGCGCGCAGCGACAGCTTGCCGCCGATCTTCGGCGCCGAGAGGCCCTTCAGGCCCTTTTCGAGCACGAAGCCGCGGATCGCGCCGTCATGCGCTTCCGATTTCGCCCAGACGATGAAGACGTCGGCGATCGGCGAGTTGGAGGTCCAGGTCTTGGCGCCGTTCAGGACGTAGCCGCCCTCGGTCTTCTTCGCGTTGGTGATCATGCCGCCCGGATCGGAGCCGGCGTCGGGCTCGGTCAGGCCGAAGCAGCCGATCCACTCGCCGGTCGCGAGCTTCGGCAGGTACTTCTGCCGCTGCGCCTCGCTGCCATAGGCGTAGATCGGATACATCACCAGCGACGACTGCACGCTCATCATCGAGCGATAGCCCGAATCGATCCGCTCGACCTCGCGCGCCACCAGGCCGTAGGCGACGTAGGAGGCGCCGACGCCGCCATATTCGGCCGGCACGGTGACGCCGAGAAGGCCCGTCTCGCCCATCTCGCGGAAGATCTCGGGATCGGTCAGCTCGTCGAGATAGGCCTTCTCGACACGGGGCAACAGGCGGTCGGCGGCGAAGGCCTTGGCCGTGTCGCGGATCATGCGCTCTTCGTCGGTGAGCTGGGCCTCGAAGTGGAACGGATCGTCCCAGACGAAGCGTGACAGTGCCGGCAGGTCCTTCGGCTTCAGGGTCGGGTTCTGGGCGGACATCGATCTCACCTATTGCTTGGATCCGGGGCGCGCGCTGCGGGCGCGGACGGTCGGTCCGGCCGGAGTCCTGGCGCGTTTCGGCGTTGAAACTAGCAAATTCGGGCTCTCCGCGATAACAAGGGTTTTAGCGAAGTTGATGAGTATTAGTGATAGGCTCGCGGGAGCGTGACCATGCGCGAAGGCTACATACCGACGATCACGGAGCTGCAGGCTTTCTCCGCCTGCGCCCGTCTCGGAGCGACGACGCGCGCCGCCCAGGCCCTCAACCTGACCCAGAGCGCCGTCAGCCGCTCGGTCGGTACGCTGGAGGAGCGCCTAGGCGTGCGGCTGTTCCACCGGGTGAAGCAGCGCCTCATTCTTTCCGATGCCGGGCGCGCGCTGTTCCGCGACGCGGATCGGCTGCTCGACGATTTGAGGCAGGCGGCGATGACGGTGATGGCCTTCGGCGGTCATGCCGACGTGCTGCGGCTCGCCGTTCTGCCGACCTTCGGCTCGAGCTGGCTGGTGCCGCGGCTTGCCGCCTACCGGGCGATCGCGCCCAATCTCACCTTCGATGTCTCGGCCCGGCTCGATGTCGTCGATTTCGAGACGGAGGGCTTCGACGCCGCGATCCAGCGCGGCGATCACCGGTCGGGCGGCGCCTATGCCGACGTGCTGATGGCGGAGGAGCTGGTGGTGCTGGCGGCGCCGTCGCTGCTCGGCGGGCGGCGCGTGCTGGCGGACGACGAGCTGGCGGGCCTGCCGCTGCTGCAGCAATCGACCCGGCCGACGCTCTGGCTCGACTGGTTCCGCGATGCCGGCCTCGACAGCCGCACCATCCTGCGCGGCGCCCGATTCCAGCATTTCGACATGGTGGTGAACGCGGCCATCGCCGGCCTCGGCGTCGCGCTCGTGCCGGAGGTGGTGGCGCGGGCGGCGCTGGCGGCGGGCGATCTGTGTCCCGCTTCCGAGCGCCGGCTCGTCGGCGACCAGCCCTATACGCTGATCTATCCCGCCCGCAGCCGCCAGATGGACGGCTTCATGCGGTTCCGCGCCTGGCTGCTCGACGAGGTGAAGGCCGGTCCGGCCGCCGAGACGACGGCGGGCCGATGACCGATCCTCGTCGAGGCGGCTATTCGTCGCCGATGCGCTTGAGCAGTTCGAGCAGCAGGGCCTGTTCGGCCGAGGAGAGGGGGGCGAGCAGCTGCTGGCCCGCTTCGCGGCTCTTCGCCAGCCGCTGAAGCGTGTAGTCGACGCCCTTGTTCGTCAGCGTGATGATCACCATCCGCTGGTCGGTGCTGGAGGCGCTGCGCGCCACCAGGCCGAGCTTGCGCAGCTTGCGCACGACCAGGCTGATCGTCGACGGATCCATCGCGGTCAGGCGACCGAGATGGTTCTGCGAGACGTCGCCATAGCGCAGGATCGTCGCCAGCGCAGCGAACTGCGTCGGCGTCAGATCCTCGCCAGTCATCACGGTCTGGAAGCACGTCGTGGCGCGCTGATGGGCCTTCCGGATGATGTGCGCGGGATGTTGATCGAGGTCATACCCGGTTGCCGCGAGCGTCGCGTCGATCTGCTCCCGTGTATAGCGGGTGCCTTCGACTGGCGGATGGTCGAGAAGCCGGGTATTTCCGCTGCTGTCATCACTCAAAGGATTGGTGTCCCGTTCAGCCCCGCTTGTCCTAGAGACAAGCCTCAAACCTGTTGTAGCGCAAGGCCGTTCTGCAGAGAGGCCACAACATCCGCCGCGTTGGAGACGACGCCGAAATGGGTGGCGATGTCATAGAGCGAGCTTTCCTGCTCTCGCGCTCCGGTTGCAGCGCAGCAATCCTGCGGCACGACCACGTCATAGCCGATGAAGAAGGCGTCGTGCACGGTCGAGCGCACGCAGATGTTGGTGACCACGCCGAACACGACCAGCTGGGTGATCTGCATGTCCTTCAGCGTCAGGTCGAGATCCGTCTGGAAGAACGCCGAATAGCGGCGCTTGATGAT
Coding sequences within:
- a CDS encoding acyl-CoA dehydrogenase, which codes for MSRFVWDDPFHFEAQLTDEERMIRDTAKAFAADRLLPRVEKAYLDELTDPEIFREMGETGLLGVTVPAEYGGVGASYVAYGLVAREVERIDSGYRSMMSVQSSLVMYPIYAYGSEAQRQKYLPKLATGEWIGCFGLTEPDAGSDPGGMITNAKKTEGGYVLNGAKTWTSNSPIADVFIVWAKSEAHDGAIRGFVLEKGLKGLSAPKIGGKLSLRASITGEIVLDNVEVSEDALLPNVSGLKGPFGCLNRARYGISWGVLGAAEDCWFRARQYGLDRKQFGKPLAGMQLYQKKLADMQTEIALGLQASLRVGRLFDEGQAAPEMVSLVKRNNCGKALDIARQARDMHGGNGIQIEYHVMRHAQNLETVNTYEGTHDVHALILGRAQTGIQAFF
- a CDS encoding CaiB/BaiF CoA-transferase family protein, whose product is MQPLEGLKVIELARILAGPWAGQTLADLGADVIKVESPDGDDTRTWGPPFIEDGGEKSAAYFHACNRGKRSIVADFRTTEGVDLVRALIRDADVVIENFKVGGLAKYGLDYESLKAINPRLVYCSITGFGQTGPYRERAGYDFLIQGMAGIMDLTGDPAGEPQKIGVAFSDIFTGLYSVIAIQAALAQRARTGIGQHIDMALLDTSVGVLANQAMNFLATGTPPRRLGNAHPNIAPYQTFAVSDGHLILAVGNDGQFSRFATVIGKPELATDVRFLTNASRVANRTALTEAIAAELASWQRDALLAKLEVAHVPAGPINTLEDVFADPQVVARGMRLNLGGVPGVRTPITMSGAELSIDKRSPRLGEHGDEIRAEIAARV
- a CDS encoding MarR family winged helix-turn-helix transcriptional regulator; this encodes MSDDSSGNTRLLDHPPVEGTRYTREQIDATLAATGYDLDQHPAHIIRKAHQRATTCFQTVMTGEDLTPTQFAALATILRYGDVSQNHLGRLTAMDPSTISLVVRKLRKLGLVARSASSTDQRMVIITLTNKGVDYTLQRLAKSREAGQQLLAPLSSAEQALLLELLKRIGDE
- a CDS encoding LysR substrate-binding domain-containing protein, yielding MREGYIPTITELQAFSACARLGATTRAAQALNLTQSAVSRSVGTLEERLGVRLFHRVKQRLILSDAGRALFRDADRLLDDLRQAAMTVMAFGGHADVLRLAVLPTFGSSWLVPRLAAYRAIAPNLTFDVSARLDVVDFETEGFDAAIQRGDHRSGGAYADVLMAEELVVLAAPSLLGGRRVLADDELAGLPLLQQSTRPTLWLDWFRDAGLDSRTILRGARFQHFDMVVNAAIAGLGVALVPEVVARAALAAGDLCPASERRLVGDQPYTLIYPARSRQMDGFMRFRAWLLDEVKAGPAAETTAGR